In Geobacillus kaustophilus, a genomic segment contains:
- the perR gene encoding peroxide-responsive transcriptional repressor PerR, protein MTVSDNEQLKEALDMLKKTGIRITPQRHAILEYLISSMSHPTADEIYKALEGKFPNMSVATVYNNLRVFKEIGLVKELTYGDSSSRFDFVTSNHYHVICEECGKIVDFHYPALDEVEQLAAHVTGFKVDHHRMEVYGICPDCQKSGAPAHSH, encoded by the coding sequence ATGACGGTGTCTGACAACGAGCAACTGAAGGAAGCGCTTGACATGCTGAAAAAGACTGGCATACGCATCACGCCGCAGCGTCATGCGATATTGGAGTATTTGATCAGCTCGATGTCCCATCCGACGGCTGATGAAATATACAAAGCGCTGGAAGGGAAATTCCCAAACATGAGTGTAGCTACCGTCTACAATAACTTGCGCGTCTTTAAGGAAATCGGGCTTGTCAAAGAGCTGACGTACGGCGATTCGTCAAGCCGGTTTGACTTCGTCACTTCCAATCATTATCATGTCATCTGTGAAGAGTGCGGCAAAATTGTCGACTTCCACTATCCAGCGCTTGATGAAGTCGAGCAGCTTGCCGCTCACGTCACCGGCTTTAAGGTCGACCATCATCGCATGGAAGTGTACGGAATATGCCCTGACTGTCAAAAAAGCGGGGCGCCGGCGCATTCGCATTAA
- the bcp gene encoding thioredoxin-dependent thiol peroxidase, whose translation MTIAIGQPALDFTLPASNGKMVSLSDFRGRYVVLYFYPKDMTPGCTAEACDFRGRHAQFAELNAVILGVSTDPMKRHKAFIEKYELPFLLLSDEQHEVAEMYRVWKKKKNFGKEYMGIERSTFIIAPDGTLVQEWRGVKVKGHVDEVLAEVARLASSR comes from the coding sequence ATGACGATTGCCATTGGCCAGCCAGCTCTAGATTTCACCTTGCCGGCAAGCAATGGGAAAATGGTTTCGCTGTCTGATTTTCGCGGCCGGTATGTGGTGCTTTACTTTTATCCAAAAGACATGACCCCGGGATGCACAGCCGAAGCGTGCGACTTTCGCGGTCGCCATGCGCAGTTCGCTGAGTTGAACGCCGTCATTTTAGGAGTGAGCACCGACCCGATGAAGCGGCATAAGGCGTTTATCGAAAAGTATGAGTTGCCGTTTTTGCTTCTTTCCGATGAGCAACATGAAGTGGCAGAGATGTATAGGGTATGGAAGAAAAAGAAAAATTTTGGCAAAGAGTATATGGGTATTGAACGTTCGACGTTCATTATCGCCCCCGACGGAACGTTGGTCCAAGAATGGCGCGGGGTGAAAGTGAAGGGGCATGTCGATGAGGTGCTTGCCGAAGTCGCCCGACTAGCGTCATCTAGGTAA
- a CDS encoding potassium channel family protein produces MDYAFLGVVAAVLLGSITSLWTVRVQATHRLSLDSLWVLVQWYLTMLLGFAMIYMILQANGHAVFTPSPNSASKDRLSLLEDSLYLSGMTLLSVGYGDVTPIGVGRWIAIAEALLGYIMPAVIVTRTVFDWDHR; encoded by the coding sequence ATGGATTACGCCTTCCTTGGCGTTGTTGCCGCCGTACTGCTCGGCAGCATCACCTCGCTTTGGACAGTGCGCGTGCAAGCGACGCATCGCCTGTCACTCGATAGCTTATGGGTTCTCGTCCAATGGTATTTAACGATGTTGCTCGGTTTTGCCATGATTTATATGATTTTGCAAGCGAACGGCCATGCCGTGTTTACCCCATCCCCAAATAGCGCATCGAAAGATCGTTTGTCGCTGCTTGAAGACAGCTTGTATTTAAGCGGCATGACGCTTTTGTCGGTCGGATACGGCGATGTGACGCCGATCGGCGTCGGGCGATGGATTGCCATCGCTGAGGCGCTGCTCGGCTACATTATGCCCGCTGTCATCGTGACGCGCACCGTGTTTGACTGGGATCATCGCTGA
- a CDS encoding L-lactate dehydrogenase — protein sequence MKNGRGNRVAVVGTGFVGASYAFALMNQGIADEIVLIDANENKAAGDAMDLNHGKVFAPKPADIWHGDYRDCRDADLVVICAGANQKPGETRLDLVDKNITIFRSIVESVMASGFQGLFLVATNPVDILTYATWKFSGLPHERVIGSGTILDTARFRFLLGDYFAVAPTNVHAYIIGEHGDTELPVWSQADIGGVPIRKLVESKGEEARKELERIFVNVRDAAYQIIEKKGATYYGIAMGLARVTRAILHNENAILTVSAYLDGPYGERDVYIGVPAVINRNGIREVIEIELDEEEKKWFRRSAATLKGVLARYFA from the coding sequence ATGAAAAACGGGAGAGGAAATCGGGTGGCGGTCGTCGGCACCGGGTTTGTCGGCGCCAGCTATGCGTTTGCTTTAATGAATCAAGGGATTGCCGATGAAATCGTGCTCATCGATGCGAATGAAAACAAGGCAGCGGGCGATGCGATGGACTTAAACCACGGGAAAGTATTTGCGCCGAAGCCGGCTGACATTTGGCATGGCGATTACCGTGACTGCCGCGACGCCGATTTGGTCGTCATTTGCGCCGGTGCCAACCAAAAACCGGGCGAGACGCGGCTTGATCTTGTCGATAAAAACATCACCATTTTCCGCTCGATCGTTGAGTCGGTCATGGCATCCGGATTTCAAGGACTGTTTCTTGTCGCCACCAACCCGGTTGACATTTTAACGTATGCGACGTGGAAGTTCAGCGGCCTGCCGCACGAGCGGGTGATCGGTTCCGGAACGATTTTGGACACGGCGCGGTTTCGCTTTTTGTTGGGCGACTATTTCGCTGTCGCCCCGACGAACGTGCACGCCTATATTATCGGCGAACACGGCGACACTGAGCTACCGGTCTGGAGCCAGGCTGATATCGGCGGCGTGCCGATCCGCAAGCTGGTTGAGTCCAAAGGGGAAGAAGCGCGAAAAGAGCTCGAACGCATTTTCGTCAACGTGCGCGATGCCGCCTACCAAATTATTGAGAAAAAAGGAGCGACGTACTACGGGATTGCGATGGGGCTTGCCCGCGTGACGCGCGCCATTTTGCATAATGAAAATGCGATTTTGACTGTTTCCGCTTACTTGGACGGCCCATACGGCGAGCGCGATGTCTACATCGGTGTGCCTGCTGTGATCAACCGAAACGGCATCCGCGAAGTGATTGAAATTGAACTTGACGAGGAGGAGAAAAAATGGTTCCGCCGCAGCGCTGCGACGTTAAAAGGTGTATTGGCGCGCTATTTTGCTTAG
- a CDS encoding ABC transporter permease, whose product MFYVSVFFQYMAQYMKTKLQYRADLFVEWLSDFMAQAVNLVFLLVVFGHTTLLHGWSRDEILFIYGFFLVPYAVFGAFFNLWDFNERYIVQGEMDRVLTRPLNSLFQIILERMELESLLGAIPGLIVMAYAGARLSLTFHWYDAFIFLLFVIGGALIYAGIFISLATISFFADARTSIMPMMYNISSYGRYPVDIYHRIIRYILTWVLPFAFVGVYPAAYFLDKEEWYSYAFFTPAVGAVCFTVSVMLWNAGVRRYRGTGS is encoded by the coding sequence TTGTTTTACGTATCGGTTTTTTTTCAATACATGGCGCAATATATGAAGACAAAGCTGCAATATCGAGCCGATTTGTTCGTGGAGTGGCTGTCTGACTTTATGGCCCAGGCAGTCAATTTGGTGTTTTTACTTGTTGTGTTCGGCCATACGACGCTGCTTCACGGCTGGTCGCGCGATGAAATTTTGTTTATTTACGGCTTTTTTCTTGTCCCGTATGCCGTATTTGGCGCCTTTTTTAACCTTTGGGATTTTAATGAACGATATATTGTGCAGGGCGAAATGGATCGCGTGTTGACGCGCCCGCTAAACAGCCTGTTTCAAATTATTTTGGAGCGGATGGAGCTCGAATCGCTGCTTGGCGCCATCCCTGGGTTGATCGTCATGGCATATGCCGGCGCCCGTTTGTCGCTGACGTTTCACTGGTATGATGCGTTTATCTTTTTGTTGTTTGTCATTGGTGGGGCGCTCATTTATGCGGGGATTTTCATTTCACTGGCAACGATCAGCTTTTTTGCCGACGCCCGCACCTCCATCATGCCGATGATGTACAACATCAGCAGCTATGGACGCTACCCGGTCGATATTTACCATCGCATCATCCGCTATATTTTAACGTGGGTGCTGCCGTTTGCCTTTGTCGGCGTTTACCCAGCTGCCTATTTTCTTGATAAAGAGGAATGGTACAGCTATGCTTTTTTCACCCCAGCAGTCGGCGCTGTCTGTTTCACCGTCTCGGTCATGCTTTGGAACGCTGGGGTGAGGCGATACCGCGGGACGGGGAGCTAG
- a CDS encoding ABC transporter permease, with product MDKYMEMVRIRFLMMLAYRTNYYTGILIYAINIAAYYFLWSAIYGGKSSMQGMSLGQMTTYVAISWLARAFYFNNLDREIAMEIRDGKVAVELIRPYSYLGMKAVQGLGEGLFRLFFLSLPGLFFVSLFLPLQFPGHAKTWLSFGLSLLFSFIIFSELNLLAGVVTFFTFRNEGLLRAKRFIIDLFSGLILPLSFYPDWAQRTMMYFPFQAISYIPSMIMTESFKGAAVRDGLLLQATWCIVLLFPIGWLWRAAKKRLVVQGG from the coding sequence GTGGATAAGTACATGGAAATGGTCCGCATCCGCTTTTTAATGATGCTGGCGTACCGAACGAACTATTATACAGGCATTCTTATTTATGCCATTAACATCGCAGCGTATTACTTTCTTTGGTCAGCCATTTATGGCGGCAAATCATCGATGCAAGGGATGTCGCTTGGGCAAATGACGACGTATGTCGCCATTTCGTGGCTGGCGCGGGCGTTTTATTTTAACAATCTTGACCGCGAAATCGCCATGGAAATCCGCGATGGAAAAGTGGCGGTCGAACTGATCCGCCCGTACAGCTATTTAGGGATGAAAGCGGTGCAAGGGCTTGGCGAAGGGTTGTTTCGTCTTTTCTTTTTATCGCTGCCTGGGCTTTTTTTCGTATCGCTTTTTTTGCCGCTTCAGTTTCCGGGACACGCCAAAACGTGGCTGTCTTTCGGCTTGTCGCTTCTATTCAGCTTTATCATTTTTTCGGAGCTGAACTTGCTTGCCGGGGTCGTGACGTTTTTTACGTTCCGAAATGAAGGGCTGCTGCGGGCGAAGCGGTTTATCATCGACTTGTTTTCCGGACTCATTTTGCCGCTTTCCTTTTATCCCGATTGGGCGCAGCGGACGATGATGTATTTCCCGTTTCAAGCCATCAGCTACATCCCAAGCATGATCATGACAGAAAGTTTTAAAGGTGCTGCTGTCCGTGATGGCCTGCTTCTGCAGGCAACGTGGTGCATCGTATTGCTTTTCCCGATTGGATGGTTATGGAGAGCGGCGAAAAAGCGTCTCGTTGTGCAAGGGGGGTAA
- a CDS encoding ABC transporter ATP-binding protein — MNAIEVEHLRKEFKVHISRSGLVGAFRDLWTRRYTLVRAVDDISFTVKQGEIVGYIGENGAGKSTTIKMLTGILTPTSGRIVVNGMNPHKEREKFVRTIGVVFGQRSQLWWDIAVQESFRLLKKVYRVSDEQYRRHMGEVIEMLEIGPLLDKPVRKLSLGQRMRCELAAALIHNPPLLFLDEPTIGLDVLVKLNIRQFLKQLNERYGTTILLTTHDMSDIEALCERVIMLDEGKIIYDGSLERLKERWGQGKRVAFTFAEAVSAAFLQQLTEGLDVVWKKGEQPNVWVAHVPTGGVPEVVSRVAARCALQDIHIHEVPTEEIVRNIYEEGAVRG; from the coding sequence ATGAACGCGATTGAAGTAGAACATTTGCGCAAAGAATTTAAAGTGCACATAAGCCGCTCCGGCCTTGTCGGAGCGTTTCGCGATTTATGGACGCGCCGTTATACGCTTGTTCGAGCGGTTGATGACATTTCGTTTACCGTCAAGCAAGGGGAAATCGTCGGCTATATCGGCGAAAACGGCGCCGGCAAATCGACGACGATCAAAATGTTGACCGGCATTTTAACGCCAACGTCTGGGCGCATTGTCGTCAACGGGATGAATCCCCATAAAGAGCGGGAAAAATTCGTGCGCACGATCGGCGTTGTGTTCGGCCAGCGTTCGCAATTGTGGTGGGATATTGCTGTTCAAGAATCGTTTCGCTTGCTGAAAAAAGTGTATCGCGTCTCGGATGAACAGTACCGCCGCCATATGGGCGAGGTGATCGAGATGCTTGAGATCGGGCCGTTGCTTGATAAGCCGGTGCGCAAGCTGTCGCTTGGCCAACGGATGCGCTGCGAGCTCGCCGCCGCGCTCATTCACAACCCGCCGCTGTTGTTTTTGGATGAACCGACGATCGGCCTCGATGTGCTTGTCAAACTCAACATCCGCCAGTTTTTAAAGCAGTTGAATGAACGGTATGGCACGACGATTCTGCTGACGACGCACGACATGTCAGACATTGAAGCGCTTTGCGAGCGGGTCATTATGCTCGATGAAGGGAAAATCATTTACGACGGATCGCTTGAGCGCCTGAAAGAAAGATGGGGCCAAGGGAAACGGGTCGCCTTTACATTTGCAGAAGCGGTATCCGCCGCTTTTTTGCAGCAGTTGACCGAAGGATTGGATGTTGTTTGGAAGAAAGGTGAGCAGCCAAACGTTTGGGTCGCGCACGTTCCGACGGGAGGCGTGCCGGAAGTGGTCAGCCGCGTGGCTGCCCGTTGTGCGCTGCAAGACATTCACATTCATGAAGTGCCGACGGAAGAAATCGTCCGCAACATTTATGAAGAAGGTGCTGTCCGTGGATAA
- a CDS encoding glutamate-1-semialdehyde 2,1-aminomutase has translation MQWTKSEQLYEEALQHIVGGVNSPSRSYKAVGGGAPVVMVRAQGAYFWDVDGNKYIDYLAAYGPIIAGHAHPHITEAIRRAAETGVLYGTPTPHEITFAKMLKEAIPSLEKVRFVNSGTEAVMTTIRVARAYTGRSKIVKFEGCYHGHSDLVLVAAGSGPSTLGTPDSAGVPQSIAQEVITVPYNDVESFREAMNVWGEQVAAVLVEPIVGNFGIVPPKPGFLEAINEIAHMEGALVIYDEVITAFRFMYGGAQNLLGVEPDLTAMGKIIGGGLPIGAYGGRQDIMEQVAPLGPAYQAGTMAGNPASMLAGIACLEVLKQEGVYEHLDRLGAMLEEGIVAHARQCGLPVTVNRLKGALTVFFTDEKVENYKQAQRSDGELFAKFFKLMLKQGINLAPSKYEAWFITLAHTEDDIAYTIDAVGKAFRQL, from the coding sequence ATGCAATGGACCAAATCAGAACAATTATACGAAGAAGCGCTCCAGCACATCGTCGGTGGAGTGAACAGCCCGTCCCGCTCATACAAAGCGGTCGGCGGCGGCGCTCCAGTCGTAATGGTGCGAGCGCAAGGGGCGTATTTTTGGGATGTGGACGGAAACAAGTACATCGACTATTTGGCCGCTTACGGACCGATCATCGCCGGGCACGCTCATCCACACATCACGGAAGCCATTCGGCGGGCGGCCGAGACCGGTGTGTTGTACGGCACGCCGACGCCGCATGAGATTACATTCGCCAAAATGTTAAAAGAGGCGATCCCGTCGCTCGAGAAAGTGCGGTTTGTCAACTCGGGAACAGAGGCGGTGATGACGACGATCCGCGTCGCCCGCGCCTACACCGGACGAAGCAAAATCGTCAAATTCGAAGGCTGCTACCATGGCCATTCGGACCTTGTGCTCGTCGCCGCCGGTTCGGGGCCATCGACGTTAGGGACGCCGGACTCAGCCGGCGTGCCGCAAAGCATCGCCCAAGAAGTCATTACCGTGCCATACAATGATGTCGAATCGTTCCGCGAAGCGATGAACGTTTGGGGCGAGCAAGTCGCAGCTGTCCTCGTCGAGCCGATCGTCGGCAACTTCGGCATCGTCCCGCCTAAGCCGGGCTTTTTAGAAGCGATCAATGAGATTGCCCACATGGAAGGGGCGCTCGTCATTTACGACGAAGTGATCACTGCCTTCCGCTTTATGTACGGCGGGGCGCAAAACTTGCTCGGTGTGGAGCCCGACTTGACGGCGATGGGGAAAATCATCGGCGGGGGCTTGCCGATCGGGGCGTACGGCGGACGTCAAGACATTATGGAACAAGTCGCTCCGCTCGGACCAGCGTACCAGGCCGGGACGATGGCCGGCAACCCGGCGTCGATGCTCGCTGGCATCGCCTGCCTTGAAGTGTTGAAACAAGAGGGCGTCTATGAGCATCTCGACCGATTGGGAGCGATGCTGGAAGAAGGCATCGTTGCCCACGCCCGCCAATGCGGCCTTCCGGTGACCGTCAACCGCTTAAAAGGCGCGCTCACCGTCTTCTTCACTGACGAAAAAGTGGAAAACTACAAGCAAGCCCAGCGCAGCGACGGCGAGTTGTTTGCGAAATTTTTCAAGCTCATGCTCAAACAAGGGATCAATCTCGCGCCGTCGAAATACGAAGCATGGTTTATCACCCTCGCCCATACAGAAGACGACATCGCCTACACGATCGACGCGGTCGGCAAGGCGTTCCGGCAGCTTTGA